The Methanobacteriaceae archaeon genomic interval AGATTTAATTGTTCCTGAGAAAAACTTTGAAGTAATGGTTAAAGTCGGTGATCGGCCAAAAGCCGCTGAAACAATTATGGGTCGCTTCATAAAAGCAGATTAAATTATTAAATCATATTTTTGATTAAATTAAGTTAAATATTAATTCTATAAATTTTTACTACATAAATCAATTAGGAATAAAATATAGGTGGAATTATATCCGATATTAATAAAAATATGGTTAAAATAGTGAGAATTTTTTAAATTGATGAACATTAACTAATAAATATTAAAATAAATATAATATTTATAATAAAAAGATGAGGCAAGAAAAATGAGTTTAGATACTACTCGAATGAAAGATTATGTATCTCTTCCAGATCTTTTCTCCATCACGAATGCCTCTTTTGGTTTTTTATCAATAATTATGGCCATGAATGGTGAATTAGTAATTGCTGCACAATTTATACTACTTGCAGTAATTTTCGATTCCCTTGATGGTTGGGTAGCACGAAAAACAAATAGAGATGATGAGTGTGGATTTGGAAAAAATATTGATTCATTATGTGATGTAATATCCTTTGGTGTTGCGCCGGGAATATTTTTGTATTCGGCCACTTTAACCGCGGATATACGATACATTAATATAATAGTAAGTCTCTTAATAGTTATATGTGGTATTTTGAGGCTCTCTAGGTTCAACGTGATTTCAAATATTGGAACCACCAGAGATAAATTTGTGGGACTTCCCATACCAGCAACTGCATTAGTATTGTCATCATTTTATCTCAGCGGCCTTTTTACAACTGATGTTGCTCTAATAATCATGACATTATCATCTTTATTAATGATAAGTACCATTGAATATTTTAAGCCAACAAGTGTAAAAACTGCAGGAATAATCTTGATTCTAATACTATCTGTTTGCATGCCTCAAAACATTCAAATTTATCTTATGAATATCCCCGCGAAGGCGTTATTCATCTTAAGTTTGATTTACATCATATTTATGCCGTTTATGGCCTTATTCACAAATCTAAAAAGTGGTCCACATGTTAGATAAGTTGAAAGGTAACAAAAAAAATAGTAAGGATACACCTCCAGATCTGAGGAAGCCCGACGAAACAGAGTCGGCTGACGTGGGAGGCAAAATCAAAGATCTGGTCGGTAAAATGTCTGGAAAAAATGGTGAGAAAAAGGGAGCGGCAGCACCTAGCGGAGGCCCCAAGAAAATGCCCCGTCCTATGCCCAAGCCCAAAATAAAACCAAAGCCTGTAAATAAACCTAATGCTCCTAAGCTAAAGGTTAAAGGAGATCCTAAAAGGCCACCTAAAAGATCTGGTGGTGCCTCGAGAATTAGTACTGGTGGTTTTGGACGTCGAATACCTGATGACGATCAAAAAACTTTGATAGGTGCTGTTGTTTTTGCAGTCATTTTAATTGTTTTAATAGCTTCGCTTTATTATTTCTTAGTTTATTCACCATATCAACAAACACTGCAAGGTGCTAAAGATGTCAAACTAGGTGAAGTTGATGCTTATTTCAAAGGTCCTTTAGCTACTGATCCCCAGAAAACAAATCTTTTGAATCAGATTAATACTGGAACTACTGCCGAAGAAGTTTTAGCCGTTGATGTGCTTGGCCCAGCTACGAAGTCCTGGAGAACCTATCAAACGCAGCAGATAAAGACTAAAAAAGATCCTTTTGGAAGAGTTATGGTGGTTTATTCTACGGATGCCAGTCAATCAGTGACTGCTGCAAATCAAACAGCCGCACCCGCCTCTCAAAAAGAGGTTATAATGAAAGTTGCCGATGCCCAAACATTTGTTAATCAGGCAGATGCTACCGTGCTGGCAAATATGGAAATTCAAACCCCCGATACTGTTGCAGTTCCAATAATGATTTCCAGACTGCAAGCAGCAGGTGGTTTGATTAGTGTTGGAAATATGGTTGATGTTTATGTGAAAACAGCTGCTGAAGCTGCACCTGCAGCAGCAAATAATAGTACAAACACTACAACTCCAGCAACAACAACTACCAATTCAGATACTCCTAAGATAAGTGGGGCAACAGTCTTAGCAATTTTAAGAGCAAAGGACAGTGGTACTATTGATGCTAGTCTGTTAAATAGTCAAACATTGACTATGAACGATATTAGTTCAACTAGTTCAAATCAACAAACATCAGCCACGGATGTAGAACAATTACTCAGAGCAGCAGCAGCAGGTGGATTTAATCAAGCACAAACATCAGCATTACTGCAAAATTATGGAATTAAGCTCTCAGACTATGAACGTTCATCCAATTTAGGAGATTTAGATACCACATATCTCGTTCTTTTAGAAGTTCCAAGAGAAGATGTATCTTTGTTGATCCAAAGCTCAGAAAGTTTGATTCTGACACTTCCAACACAGCAAGCACCTAACTGGATGACAAAAGAGCTACTAAGCATATATGGTTAATAAGTGGAAATTTGGTTGAATTCATAATGCAAATTCAACCAAAACTTTTTTATTTTTAATAAATTATATTATTATTACTAAAAGAGTATTAACTAAGGGGTCATGAAAATGAATATCAATAAAATCTGCATAATGTTAATAATATCAATTTTTGCTTTTTCAGGAATAATTTCCTTTGGAACATCTTCCGCAGAAACATGGGTTAGTGAAGATCCATCTGCTACCAGTTACAAAATTTCTCATTTGACTGCCACCATAACCGTAACTGTTAAAAATACCAATGACCATGTCCAGTATTTTAAAATGAGTCAGGTTTATCAAGGTAGTTTAACAGATAACAGCACTATTAAATGGCTTATAGATTGGACTGATCCAAAAGCGGTTAAAATGGTTAAATCAAGATCTCCAGAGTTAGGGGGAGATTATGGATGGCCAATAAAAGCCGGGGAAACAAAAACGGTTAGCTTCAAATTGGATGCCACCGGTATGATGGGCGGCATACCAACTTATATCATGAATGCAGAGTCCACTAACAAAACTTACTGGCCATTAATAAATGAGCCAGGATTAGAGGGGTCATGGTTCCAACCTAATGAACTGGAAATATTAAATCCAACACTGGATATAAGAAAATGGACAGGACATTTCCATTTCAGAGTAACCAATTATGATGATAAAAAAGTTTATGGGATTGTGAGGGCACCAATAGCACCTACTGGTTCAAAATTAACATCCAGCAGTCCAGATGCATTTATTGATGATGCAAGCCTAGCCAGCGGAGGTATTGCTGCTTGGAATGTTGTGATGAATCCAGACACTTATAAGGACTTTTCATACACCTATGTCTGGCCTAAAACTAGCAGTTCTTCAACAGCAAAGGCTTCATCTGCATTAATTAATTCTGGTGGGTCCAGTGGTGATTCCACAGTACCTAGTAAAACAACTGGTGTCCCATATGGGCTATTTGTAGTTGGAACTCTTGTTGCAGTGGCGGGAGTTGCATACGCAAGATTTATGAGATAATTGAGAGCAAATAATTTTTTTATTTGCTTTAATTAATTTTTTTATTTTTTATTTTTAAGAATCTAAATTAATTAATCTAAAATGAATAATTTTAGAGGCAATATATTCTTTTTATTTATTACAAAATGAATTGAAATTACAGCTATTCTGAATTTGTTAAATTTTTATAATAGAACGACTAAAAACAAGATAATAAAAATTTTGTTACAAATTGGGATGTAAAATGAAACTATCAACTATTTTTATCATAGCAGGAATGTTTATAATCTCGCTTTATTGTTTAATTGATGTGAGTTATTATGCATCTCAAATTGAGGTTGAAAATAATTTAACTAGTGTTCCCATGGTTTCTATTCCATCAATTGATGTCAATCAAAAATTAAATAATAAATCTGTATCTTATGGTGTTTACCACGAACCAGGATCATCTGCCCCCGGGGAGGGTACAGTAATTATATTTGGCCATAGAACACTTTATGGCTCCCCTTTTTACAGTTTAGATAAATTAAAAAATGGAAGCAGTGTATTTTTAGATTGGCCAGGAATAGGTAATGTAGAATACACTGTAAAAAGATCTTTTGTGGTTTCTGCATCTTATCGAATTTCAGTAGAACAGGGCCAAAAATTATTTTTAATAACTTGCACCCCAATTGGATCAGATAAACAACGATTAATTGTAGAAACTGATTTAAAAAAAATAGCCCCGTTCCAAAAAACTAGCACCCAAGACAATCCTAAAAGTTACTATGGCCTACTAATAATCCTAGGATTTTTATTATCCGGATTGACATTAACCTATTTTTATCCTGTAGAAGATGACAAAATAATTCTATTATTGGTAACCATAGGTTTAACGCTATTTTTAACATTAGGATACGTATTTCCTATTCCAGCAGACTTTATTTCATCCCAACTAACAAGTATAAATAATATTTTTGGAATTTAATAAATTAACCTCAATAAACTCAATTAAGTGAGATATAATAAATTTTCAATACTTTAAACCCAATATTTAATTTATTATTTAATATTTAAAATGTAAACAATTGATAGGTGAACATAATGGAACACACAAAAGCCATTGATGTCGATACAAAATACTTTAGCAATATTTCACACCGAGAACGGGCCATATTTGAAGGCGGTATAAGCATGGGTGCGCTTTTTCATCAGTTTATAGGAACTCCAGTGAGTATTAAAAATGCTGAAACACTGGAAAAATCCATGGAAAAATCTCTTGAATTGCAACCCTGCATAAATAGAGTCATAGTCAAAATAAATAAAGAAAAATTAGAAGAATTGAACACCAAGTTTGATTATGTTTCACTCAGTGGAGATATGCTAGATGTGAAGATTGTATCGGAATTTAAAGGAATCCGAGCACTAGTAAGAATGCAATATGAAGAAGACCTAAAATATCCACTCATGTATATAGAGCAAATTAACTGATTAAACTAATTTTATTAAATTATTCAAAACCAAGTAATAATAATTTAAAAAATTTAAATCATTTCATGAGTTATTTTATTATTTAATTTCCATTTTAAATAAAATAGATTTTTTAATTATTTTTATTAATTATGATATTCAATAGAATATCATTAACTATGAAATTCATAGATTATTTAAAAATATAATCCTATTTTGAAAAGTTATTTAAATTTAAAAGTCTAATCTAAATTAGTAATTGAAAAAATGAGAAAGATTGGTATGATTAAATTAGACCCAAACTTATGCAAGGGATGCAGCATATGCACAGAGTTCTGTCCAAAAAACGTTTATGAAGATTCTAAAACGCCGGACAAGCGAGGAGTACGCATTCCTGTCCCAAAAAACCAAGACAAATGTACACATTGTAATTTATGTGCATTAATGTGTCCAGACCAAGCTATAAAGGTGGATGAAAAAGATGAGTGAAGAATATTTCATTCAAGGAAATGAGGCCTGTGCCCGAGGAGCTATAAAAGCAGGTTGTAAGTTTTTCGCAGGGTATCCCATAACACCCTCAACAGAAATAGCGGAAGACTTGGCATTATTCTTACCTAAAGAAGGTGGAGCTTTTATTCAGATGGAAGATGAAATAGGGGCTCTTGGAGCAGTTATTGGGGCCATTTGGAGTGGAGTTAAAGGAATGACTGCCACATCGGGCCCTGGATTCTCCTTAATGCAAGAGCATATAGGGTATGCTGCCATGACCGAAACGCCATTAGTAATAGTAAACGTTCAAAGAGGTTCTCCATCTACGGGACAGCCTACCATGGCCTCTCAAAGTGATATGATGCAGGCCCGCTGGGGTTCCCATGGAGACTACGAAATTATTGCCCTATGCCCTTCATCAGTTCAAGAATGCTTTGATTTTACTGTAGAAGCTTTCAATTTAGCAGAAAAGTATAGAGTTCCAGTATTCGTCTTGAGTGACGAAATAGTGGGCCACATGAGGGAAAAAATAATCATACCTGAAAAGGTTGATATAGTAAGCCGGAAAATGCCCGAGGAAGATCCTAATGAATTTTTACCTTACAAAGCAGAAGCAAATGGAACATCTAAAATGGGTCCCTTTGGAGAAAGTTACAATCTCCACATAACCGGCCTCACCCACGATGAAAAAGGTTACCCTGACGCTTCAGATCCATCCGGCCATTCTAAACTGGTTAATCGGCTCTGTGACAAAATATTAAAAAATAAAGACGACATTGTCCGGGTGCAAGAAGAATTCTGCGAAGATGCAGATGTTATAATAATTTGTTACGGTGCACCATCGCGTTCAGTAGCAACAGCCGTTAAAAAAGCCCGTGCAGAAGGTATCAAAGCGGGTTACATGAAAATTGACACACCATGGCCATTTCCAGAAAAACACATAGAAAGGGCTGCAGAAACTGCTAAAAAAATAATTGTGGTAGAGATGAATCTGGGGCAGATGTTCTATGAAGTTCAGAGAGTTGCTGCAGGAAATGCTGAAGTTGAATTAATGCCTAAAATAGGTGGGGAAATTCATAAACCTCTGGAAATTTTGTCTAAAATTGAAAAAAGCTAATTCAATCATTAGTCTAAGTAATTAAAATTTAATTTATCAAAAATTAAGAATAACTCAAGTTAAGGAGTTGCTGAAATGGAAGAAAACAATGAAAGTCCTTTTATGAAATATTTAAGAAAGGATAGACTTCCAAACATTTTTTGTGCCGGATGTGGTAATGGTATAGTTTTAAATACATTTTTTAACGGCATGGAAATGGCAGAAGTTGATTTTGACAGTATCGCTATGGCTTCAGGAATTGGCTGTTCCTCACGGATACCAGGATATGTAAAATGCGATTCATTACACACTACCCATGGAAGACCCATATCCTTTGCTACAGGATTAAAACTGGGAAACCCCGATCTTAATGTAGTTGTATTCACAGGAGATGGAGATGCGGCCGCTATAGGTGGAAATCACCTTATTCACGGGGCTCGGAGAAATATAGATCTGACGGTTATTTGTATCAATAATAGCATATATGGGATGACCGGAGGGCAAATAAGTCCTACGTCCCCCCAGGGGAGTTATGGTAGTACTGCACCGTATGGTGCATTTGAACGGCCTTTTGATCTTGCTGAACTGGTTACAGCAGCAGGTGCAACTTATGTTGCCCGTTGGACAACTGCACATGCCCTTCAACTAGCCAATGCCATTAAAAAAGGCCTGAATAATAAAGGATTTTCATTTATTGAGGTTATTTCCCAGTGCCCAACTTATTTTGGTCGGAAAAACAAACTGAGAACTCCCGTAGATATGATGCGCTGGATGAAAGATAGCGGTGTAAACAAGCGAAAAGCTGATCAAATGAGTGCTGAAGAGCTTGAAGGAAAAATAATTGTTGGCGAATTTGCCAATGAACCACGGCCAGAGTTCTCTAATGAACTTTACAATTTAATTGAAGAAAAATACGGGCAAAAATCTCAAGCCGTGAAATCAGCTTACCGAGAGGATTAAATTGAGAAAAGAAATAAGAATTGCAGGATTTGGAGGTCAAGGAATAATATTAGCTGGAATAGTTATTGGTAAAGCTGCAGCACTACACGATAATATACATGCAGTTCAAACCCAATCCTACGGGCCTGAAGCTCGGGGTGGTGCTTCCAGAACAGAAGTTGTGATCAGCGATGAGGAAATTGACTATCCTAAAGTACAAAGTCCAGATATTATGGTTGCAATGTCCCATCAAGCATTAATGGCATATTTACATGATTTAAAAGATGGTGGAACCCTAATTGTTGATCCAGATATGATAATTGAAGAAGAAGTTCTTCCTTTTGTTAAAGAACATAATATCAATTATTATGAAGCCCCTGTAACCAAAACTGCTGAAAAAGAAATTGGGCTTAGTATAGTGGCCAATATTGTGATGATTGGAGCCATAACTGGAATTACCAAGGTAATTTCTGTTGAAGCTGCTGAAAAGGCCATAGCTGAAAGTGTGCCTCCGGGAACTGAGGCTAAGAATCTAGCTGCTTTTGAGGCCGGCCTGGCGATAGTAAAATAAATATTTTAAAATACCATTATTAAAATATTTTATCAATTCTTTATTTTTATTTTTTAATTTAGAAATGGAATACGTTATCTGCAATATACTATAATTATAATAATCATATTTCTAATTAATTATAATTAATAACATTAAATAGGTAATAACATAAATAGAGGTTTAAAATGAAACTTTATGAATATAATGCCAAAGCTGTGTTTAAAAATGATGGAATATCTGTACCTGAAGGATATATGGCCAAAACCAGTGCAGAAGCCCAAAAAATTGCGAAAAATATGAACCGGCCCGTGGCCATAAAGTCTCAAGTCCTGGTAGGTGGACGTGGTAAAGCTGGTGGAATAAAATTCGCCAATACACCACAAGAAACTTTTAAATGTGCTGAAGAGTTATTATCTAGTAAAATTAAAGGTGAAAAAGTCAAATATATTCTTATAGAAGAGAAAGCCAACATTAAAAAGGAATTCTATGTCAGTGTGGCTGTTGATCGTGCCAATAAAAAACCGCTTATTATGGCCAGTGCAGAAGGCGGAGTGGATATTGAAGAATTAGCTGAAAAAAGCCCTGAAAAAATCATCAAATATCATGTTAATCCACAGGACGACTTTTTGCCCTATGAAGGGCGAGAAATAGCTCGAAAAATGGGAGTAAAAAGCTCACTAATATCCTCCGTAGGAGGAATTATATGGAAATTATTTCAGGTATTTAAAAAATATGATGCTAACCTGGCCGAAATTAATCCACTTATTGTAACCCCTGAAGGAATTATAGCTGCTGATGCTAAACTCGATTTGGATGATGATTCTATTTTCCGTCACCTGGAAATGATGGAGCTGGATGAGTATGAAGCAGAAGAATTTGCTTTTGTAAAACTTGAGGGTGATATTGCCGTGATTGGAAATGGAGCAGGTTTGACACTTACGGGGATGGATATGATAAAATTAAATGGTGGAGAACCAGCTACATTCTTGGATATTGGTGGTGGTGCATCCGCAGATGTTATAAAAAAAGCACTGGATTTAGTAATAGATTATTCTCCAGTAAAAGTTATATTTCTCAATGTGCTAGGTGGAATCACCCGAGCTGATGATGTAGCTCGAGGAATTATAAAAGCTTTAGAAGAAGCTGAAAGGAAAATTCCATTGGTTATTCGACTTACTGGGACAAATGAAGAAGAAGGACAAAGATTACTCACTGATGCTGGAGTATCTTTTGAAACATCCATGGAAGATGCCGCTAAAAAGGCAGTAGCACTTCGAAATTCTTTTTAATCTAATTATTTTTATTTAAAAATTAAATTATAATTTATTTTGAATTATAGTTAAAATAATTCTTATTTCATTACTTTTAAAATTTTAAATCAATTATAGTTAAAAAAATACTAAAAAATTAAAATAATCATGATATTACTGTTTATTTATTCTTGATTTCAGATTAGATACTTCTTTTTAATGTTACTGAATGGGCCATTACTAATGCTGAAAGGACAATATAAGTCAACAAAGCGGATTCATTGAATGACCTATTAAATATAAACAGTCCTACAATACTTTGAGATAAGAAAGCAGCTAATGCACCAATTAGAAGTGCTTCTCTTCCTAAAAATATCCGACTGCCATCTTTCCTTTTAGAGCGATACTTACGCAATATAACAAATCCAGTTATAGTAACTAACATTATCCATGACATTAAAAATAATAGTCCCAAATATCCGGCGTCAAATGCTACAGCAAATAAGCCAGGGAGCATATAATCTATATAATCCTTTTTTGCAACAAGTACACCATAAAAAAGATGGTATGGTAATCCTAAACCTTGTATAAATGTCATTGGAAGAGTCATATAACCATCTGCCCCACCTAAGCATGCTGATTTCCAGTAACAGGATCCTTGTACATGACCAAGTAAGTTAGTGTTTGTTAAAACTGTTTTCAAACTAGGAATAGAGTACTGTTCCAATCTAGAAACCCTTAACATGGGACTTAAGACGGCTTTATTAAGTACTTGTGACATGATTTCTAGCATGGCAAATCCACCCGCACCTGCAATAATAAAACCTATGACTGATTTACGAGTTATTTTAGTACTCCTTTTAAAACTCTTGGACATTATTAAATATCCAAAGGCCCATCCCAAAAACCATAATATGAGGAAAGACCTATGCATTATTCCTCCGGCCACCGCAATAACAAAGAAAAGAATAATACTTAATGTTTTTATAGATGTTGATTTAATCCCTACTTCACTGAGTAAGCTAGCAGCAGCAGCCACAGTAACCCAGCCAAAAACAGCTAAAGGGCCAAAAGGGTGAGTAAATTCATGGTGAGACAGAAAAGGAAGCAATAATATTATAGCATCTACACTAAACATGGCAGCGATAAGAGAAGTGAGTACAATCCCTAAAAACAAGACCATACTTAAAGGTAAAGCCACCACATTAAAAAGGAGTAAAATTCCTAGATGTATTATGACTGCTACTTCTATTATTAGTTGCAGATTATTTTGAGCAATGAACATGATATCAAATTAGTTTTAATAATCAGTATAATATAAATATATGGGCTAAATTAGTTTTAAAATCAAATGAAAGAAATTTTTTGTTCATTTTTGTTTCTCTAAGTTATCTATGGACCCTGAAAATTTAAAAGAATTTTACAAACTATTTTAAAACAGTAGCATAGTTAGCATATCATATTTAATTAATTATAAACTTTCCAAACCCACCCAATCTCCAAAAAAATAAATCGGCTGAAAATTCAAATTTTCTATATTTTATATTTCTCAATTTAAAAAAAATATGGTTAAAAATTTCATTAAAATCTAAAAATTAAGAATATTGAATTAATATTAACTGAAGTTATAACCCAATATTTCTCAATTCCAGTGAAATACACTTTATTTATTGTCCAGAAACTAATCCCTGCACATAATTCAATATTTCTTGCAAGAAGTTGGTTATTTGATCTACAAACCCGGGATTAGAAACTTGTTGACTTATACCTTGAAGTTTATCCTGGAAATTAGTCAAATTGGATCGAACTTTCTGAGAATTAGCCACAGAATCCGCTATTTGTTGAGTCTGGTTGTTGCTAAGATTAATATTCATTTGATTTGCAACATTTACCACAATAACT includes:
- the sucC gene encoding ADP-forming succinate--CoA ligase subunit beta; translated protein: MKLYEYNAKAVFKNDGISVPEGYMAKTSAEAQKIAKNMNRPVAIKSQVLVGGRGKAGGIKFANTPQETFKCAEELLSSKIKGEKVKYILIEEKANIKKEFYVSVAVDRANKKPLIMASAEGGVDIEELAEKSPEKIIKYHVNPQDDFLPYEGREIARKMGVKSSLISSVGGIIWKLFQVFKKYDANLAEINPLIVTPEGIIAADAKLDLDDDSIFRHLEMMELDEYEAEEFAFVKLEGDIAVIGNGAGLTLTGMDMIKLNGGEPATFLDIGGGASADVIKKALDLVIDYSPVKVIFLNVLGGITRADDVARGIIKALEEAERKIPLVIRLTGTNEEEGQRLLTDAGVSFETSMEDAAKKAVALRNSF
- a CDS encoding 2-oxoacid:ferredoxin oxidoreductase subunit beta, translating into MEENNESPFMKYLRKDRLPNIFCAGCGNGIVLNTFFNGMEMAEVDFDSIAMASGIGCSSRIPGYVKCDSLHTTHGRPISFATGLKLGNPDLNVVVFTGDGDAAAIGGNHLIHGARRNIDLTVICINNSIYGMTGGQISPTSPQGSYGSTAPYGAFERPFDLAELVTAAGATYVARWTTAHALQLANAIKKGLNNKGFSFIEVISQCPTYFGRKNKLRTPVDMMRWMKDSGVNKRKADQMSAEELEGKIIVGEFANEPRPEFSNELYNLIEEKYGQKSQAVKSAYRED
- a CDS encoding archaetidylserine synthase yields the protein MSLDTTRMKDYVSLPDLFSITNASFGFLSIIMAMNGELVIAAQFILLAVIFDSLDGWVARKTNRDDECGFGKNIDSLCDVISFGVAPGIFLYSATLTADIRYINIIVSLLIVICGILRLSRFNVISNIGTTRDKFVGLPIPATALVLSSFYLSGLFTTDVALIIMTLSSLLMISTIEYFKPTSVKTAGIILILILSVCMPQNIQIYLMNIPAKALFILSLIYIIFMPFMALFTNLKSGPHVR
- a CDS encoding 2-oxoacid:ferredoxin oxidoreductase subunit gamma; translation: MRKEIRIAGFGGQGIILAGIVIGKAAALHDNIHAVQTQSYGPEARGGASRTEVVISDEEIDYPKVQSPDIMVAMSHQALMAYLHDLKDGGTLIVDPDMIIEEEVLPFVKEHNINYYEAPVTKTAEKEIGLSIVANIVMIGAITGITKVISVEAAEKAIAESVPPGTEAKNLAAFEAGLAIVK
- a CDS encoding ferredoxin family protein: MIKLDPNLCKGCSICTEFCPKNVYEDSKTPDKRGVRIPVPKNQDKCTHCNLCALMCPDQAIKVDEKDE
- a CDS encoding class E sortase codes for the protein MKLSTIFIIAGMFIISLYCLIDVSYYASQIEVENNLTSVPMVSIPSIDVNQKLNNKSVSYGVYHEPGSSAPGEGTVIIFGHRTLYGSPFYSLDKLKNGSSVFLDWPGIGNVEYTVKRSFVVSASYRISVEQGQKLFLITCTPIGSDKQRLIVETDLKKIAPFQKTSTQDNPKSYYGLLIILGFLLSGLTLTYFYPVEDDKIILLLVTIGLTLFLTLGYVFPIPADFISSQLTSINNIFGI
- a CDS encoding dihydroneopterin aldolase family protein, which gives rise to MDVDTKYFSNISHRERAIFEGGISMGALFHQFIGTPVSIKNAETLEKSMEKSLELQPCINRVIVKINKEKLEELNTKFDYVSLSGDMLDVKIVSEFKGIRALVRMQYEEDLKYPLMYIEQIN
- a CDS encoding DUF515 domain-containing protein, encoding MLDKLKGNKKNSKDTPPDLRKPDETESADVGGKIKDLVGKMSGKNGEKKGAAAPSGGPKKMPRPMPKPKIKPKPVNKPNAPKLKVKGDPKRPPKRSGGASRISTGGFGRRIPDDDQKTLIGAVVFAVILIVLIASLYYFLVYSPYQQTLQGAKDVKLGEVDAYFKGPLATDPQKTNLLNQINTGTTAEEVLAVDVLGPATKSWRTYQTQQIKTKKDPFGRVMVVYSTDASQSVTAANQTAAPASQKEVIMKVADAQTFVNQADATVLANMEIQTPDTVAVPIMISRLQAAGGLISVGNMVDVYVKTAAEAAPAAANNSTNTTTPATTTTNSDTPKISGATVLAILRAKDSGTIDASLLNSQTLTMNDISSTSSNQQTSATDVEQLLRAAAAGGFNQAQTSALLQNYGIKLSDYERSSNLGDLDTTYLVLLEVPREDVSLLIQSSESLILTLPTQQAPNWMTKELLSIYG
- a CDS encoding 2-oxoacid:acceptor oxidoreductase subunit alpha; this encodes MSEEYFIQGNEACARGAIKAGCKFFAGYPITPSTEIAEDLALFLPKEGGAFIQMEDEIGALGAVIGAIWSGVKGMTATSGPGFSLMQEHIGYAAMTETPLVIVNVQRGSPSTGQPTMASQSDMMQARWGSHGDYEIIALCPSSVQECFDFTVEAFNLAEKYRVPVFVLSDEIVGHMREKIIIPEKVDIVSRKMPEEDPNEFLPYKAEANGTSKMGPFGESYNLHITGLTHDEKGYPDASDPSGHSKLVNRLCDKILKNKDDIVRVQEEFCEDADVIIICYGAPSRSVATAVKKARAEGIKAGYMKIDTPWPFPEKHIERAAETAKKIIVVEMNLGQMFYEVQRVAAGNAEVELMPKIGGEIHKPLEILSKIEKS